In Quercus lobata isolate SW786 chromosome 12, ValleyOak3.0 Primary Assembly, whole genome shotgun sequence, a genomic segment contains:
- the LOC115970497 gene encoding uncharacterized protein LOC115970497 has product MARFNNSINYCGLKEVGFVGPKFTWLYQRQDNTQIRERLDRALASTDRHSLFPTAKLHHKSSSASDHNPLLLHLFSKKKHQKYKKIFRFESMWLKDERCEKVVTEAWEEGMCMASNFPILACMESCRNKLEVWNANEYGHVGKKIACLQKRLEGLEMQASSPGVIRDLRETRVELNCWLDKEHAMWKQRARLNWFQEGDRNTRFFHARASARFQKNLIEGGF; this is encoded by the coding sequence ATGGCTCggtttaataattctattaaCTATTGTGGGCTGAAGGAGGTTGGCTTTGTAGGTCCGAAGTTCACATGGCTATATCAAAGACAAGATAACACTCAAATCAGGGAACGACTAGATAGGGCCCTGGCTTCTACAGATCGGCATTCTCTATTCCCTACTGCAAAGCTTCATCATAAGTCCTCTTCTGCTTCTGATCATAATCCTCTTTTGTTGCATctattctcaaagaaaaaacaccagaaatacaagaaaatatttAGGTTTGAGTCTATGTGGTTGAAGGATGAGAGATGTGAGAAAGTGGTGACAGAGGCATGGGAGGAAGGGATGTGTATGGCTTCGAATTTTCCTATTTTAGCTTGTATGGAGTCTTGCAGAAACAAATTGGAGGTATGGAATGCGAATGAGTATGGGCATGTGGGAAAAAAGATTGCTTGTTTACAAAAACGTTTAGAAGGACTGGAGATGCAAGCTTCATCACCTGGGGTTATCAGAGACTTAAGAGAAACTAGAGTGGAGTTGAATTGTTGGCTGGATAAAGAACATGCCATGTGGAAACAGAGGGCACGTCTAAATTGGTTTCAGGAGGGAGATCGAAACACCCGATTCTTTCATGCACGGGCTTCAGCAaggtttcaaaagaatttaattGAGGGGGGTTTTTGA